In a single window of the Subtercola sp. PAMC28395 genome:
- a CDS encoding isochorismate synthase MenF, which produces MTDSAPHKPRLYVETLPVGDIRLLVPLIDSRDPLLWIRMGQGMAGIGTALRLEFSGESRIVDACARWREVADAATVVNPLGSPGTGLIAFGAFTFAGDSSLPSVLIVPQLIIGKRDGQFWVTKVTVLQPGETVPGDHPSLPGGRQLGEEYRISLLPGASKPDTYRGAVEKAVAHILAGDLEKVVLARDLVGHLPEGADLRRVITDLALGYPDCWTFAVDGLIGSSPETLVRVDRGTVSARVLAGTISRGRDAEADHDQAVALATSAKDLDEHRFAVASVLTALSPHSRTLITSEIPFTLKLPNLWHLASDVEGALSDGSTSLDLIASLHPTAAVAGTPTPDALRLIGELEPFDRGRYAGPVGWVGADGDGEWAVALRCAQVAGDGDITAYAGAGIVAESQPDHEFLETRMKFRPIVEAFA; this is translated from the coding sequence GTGACTGATTCCGCGCCGCACAAACCCCGGCTGTACGTTGAAACACTCCCGGTGGGCGACATCCGACTCCTCGTCCCGCTGATCGACTCGCGAGACCCATTGCTCTGGATCCGCATGGGCCAGGGCATGGCCGGCATCGGCACAGCGCTGCGCCTGGAGTTCTCGGGCGAATCACGGATCGTCGACGCGTGCGCGCGCTGGCGCGAAGTCGCTGATGCGGCGACCGTCGTCAACCCTCTCGGCTCTCCCGGCACCGGGCTCATCGCCTTCGGCGCGTTCACCTTCGCAGGAGACTCGTCACTGCCCAGCGTGCTCATCGTTCCGCAGCTGATCATCGGCAAGCGCGACGGGCAGTTCTGGGTGACGAAGGTGACCGTACTCCAGCCGGGCGAGACCGTGCCGGGCGATCATCCATCGCTGCCTGGCGGGAGGCAGCTCGGCGAGGAGTACCGTATTTCTCTGCTGCCGGGGGCTTCGAAACCCGACACCTACCGCGGCGCCGTCGAGAAGGCTGTGGCGCACATTCTCGCCGGCGACCTCGAAAAAGTCGTTCTCGCGCGCGACCTCGTGGGGCATCTGCCGGAGGGGGCCGACCTGCGGCGCGTCATCACCGACCTCGCCCTGGGCTACCCCGACTGCTGGACGTTCGCGGTCGACGGCCTCATCGGCTCGAGCCCCGAGACGCTGGTACGCGTTGACCGTGGCACCGTGTCTGCCCGGGTTCTGGCCGGCACGATTTCGCGCGGCCGTGATGCTGAGGCAGACCACGACCAGGCCGTCGCACTCGCCACGAGCGCCAAAGACCTCGACGAACACCGCTTCGCCGTGGCGAGCGTGCTCACCGCGCTGTCGCCGCACAGTCGAACGCTCATCACGAGCGAGATCCCCTTCACCCTCAAACTGCCGAACCTCTGGCACCTCGCCAGCGACGTCGAAGGCGCGCTCAGCGACGGCTCGACTTCGCTCGACCTGATCGCCTCACTGCACCCCACGGCGGCCGTCGCAGGCACCCCGACCCCGGATGCCCTGCGACTCATCGGCGAACTCGAACCCTTCGACCGTGGTCGCTACGCGGGCCCGGTCGGCTGGGTCGGGGCCGACGGCGACGGCGAATGGGCTGTCGCCCTGCGCTGCGCCCAGGTCGCCGGCGACGGAGACATCACGGCGTACGCCGGCGCGGGCATCGTGGCCGAGTCGCAACCCGACCACGAGTTCCTCGAGACGCGCATGAAGTTCCGGCCGATCGTCGAGGCGTTCGCGTAG
- a CDS encoding AMP-binding protein: MTRRLEVIGGGDPAAVTVALKAALDGSGPAILPRERRTDAAVPGRRVGSVGDIEFAGGHGGLGEGVQVGESTAAVDPPDVRPARATQPTPAGVPDARPAVGTRTTPASVPRVVVEETGRPLSREVPKRVSLVVETSGTSGVPKRVALSADALLASAAATESVLGGGGQWLLALPTHYIAGMQVLVRSIVAGTQPVVMPAGHFDPAEFAALVDELTAPLKFTSIVPAQLARLVDAAGGSPGIRDSLRRLDALLIGGQAVPQALFTAALDLGLRAVRTYGSSETSGGCVYDGRPIGQAVARVTAGELELGGPTLAEGYLGDEELTAQKFYSDAGHRWYRTADGGDVTEGIVSITGRLDNVMISGGIKVALDWVERVVQSVPGYGTAIVTAVPSEAWGQAAAVVVARPSAGTGTASRDDSLVTLQAAVTASVGRAAAPTRVVFVDTLPTLSSGKPDRLAITRMLAESPSE; this comes from the coding sequence GTGACGCGACGACTTGAGGTGATCGGCGGTGGGGACCCTGCCGCGGTGACGGTTGCGCTGAAGGCGGCGCTCGACGGCAGTGGTCCGGCGATCCTGCCGCGCGAACGGCGCACTGACGCCGCAGTGCCCGGTCGGCGTGTCGGCTCGGTAGGTGACATCGAATTCGCGGGCGGTCACGGCGGTCTCGGCGAGGGTGTTCAGGTCGGCGAGTCGACGGCAGCGGTCGACCCGCCGGATGTTAGGCCCGCAAGAGCCACCCAACCCACTCCCGCCGGTGTGCCGGATGCCAGGCCCGCAGTAGGCACACGAACCACTCCCGCCAGTGTGCCACGAGTGGTCGTTGAGGAGACAGGGCGACCCCTGTCACGCGAGGTGCCGAAGCGGGTGTCTCTCGTCGTCGAGACCTCGGGCACGTCGGGCGTGCCGAAGCGAGTTGCCCTGAGCGCCGACGCGTTGCTGGCGAGCGCGGCCGCCACCGAATCGGTGCTCGGCGGGGGAGGCCAATGGTTGCTGGCATTGCCCACGCACTACATCGCGGGCATGCAGGTGCTCGTGCGCTCCATCGTCGCGGGCACGCAGCCCGTTGTCATGCCTGCCGGGCACTTCGACCCTGCGGAGTTCGCGGCACTCGTGGACGAGCTGACCGCGCCGTTGAAGTTCACGTCGATCGTGCCGGCCCAACTGGCCAGACTGGTTGATGCCGCTGGCGGTTCGCCGGGCATCCGGGACTCGCTCCGGCGACTGGATGCCCTGCTCATCGGCGGCCAGGCGGTACCCCAGGCGCTTTTCACTGCGGCCCTCGACCTCGGGCTGAGGGCAGTGCGAACCTACGGCTCGAGCGAGACCAGCGGTGGATGCGTCTACGACGGCCGACCCATCGGCCAGGCCGTCGCGCGGGTCACCGCTGGCGAACTCGAGCTCGGTGGTCCGACGCTGGCCGAGGGGTATCTCGGCGACGAGGAGCTGACGGCGCAGAAGTTCTACTCCGACGCTGGCCATCGCTGGTATCGAACCGCAGACGGCGGGGACGTCACCGAAGGCATCGTCAGCATCACCGGGCGGCTCGACAACGTGATGATCTCCGGCGGGATCAAGGTCGCTCTCGATTGGGTCGAGCGCGTCGTGCAGTCAGTACCGGGGTACGGAACCGCGATCGTGACAGCGGTGCCGAGCGAGGCGTGGGGGCAGGCGGCCGCCGTCGTCGTCGCGCGCCCCAGCGCGGGCACGGGTACCGCCTCCCGTGATGATTCACTCGTCACGCTACAGGCTGCGGTGACGGCGAGTGTCGGTCGTGCTGCCGCCCCGACGCGAGTGGTCTTCGTCGACACGCTGCCGACGTTGAGCTCGGGCAAGCCCGACCGGTTGGCAATCACGCGGATGCTCGCCGAAAGTCCGTCAGAGTGA
- a CDS encoding DUF4229 domain-containing protein, translating into MKTSRMWLVYSLIRIGLFAVVLALLLLTQMTPWIAAAVAAVISLCASYIFLRKPREQLAQGLYEARHGEGKVAPRAPEKAGSDEENEDAVVDGDPASRS; encoded by the coding sequence GTGAAAACAAGTCGAATGTGGTTGGTTTACTCGCTGATCAGGATCGGCCTGTTTGCGGTGGTTCTCGCACTGCTGCTTCTGACGCAGATGACACCGTGGATTGCCGCGGCCGTGGCCGCCGTCATCTCGCTCTGTGCGTCGTACATCTTCTTGCGCAAGCCCCGCGAGCAGCTTGCGCAGGGCCTCTATGAGGCACGGCATGGCGAGGGCAAAGTGGCTCCGCGCGCACCCGAGAAAGCCGGCTCAGACGAAGAGAACGAAGACGCCGTCGTAGACGGCGACCCGGCGTCCCGCAGCTGA
- a CDS encoding 1,4-dihydroxy-2-naphthoyl-CoA synthase, translated as MVTEQPFVSEIFDAGSWKIAPGAESMTDISYHHDLQGQVARIAFNRPEVRNAFRPHTVDELYRALDDARQNPRIGAVLLTGNGPSPKDGGWAFCSGGDQRIRGRDGYQYAEGDGAGLNAASTGRLHILEVQRLIRFMPKVVIAVVPGWAAGGGHSLHVVCDLSIASEEHAKFKQTDADVGSFDAGYGSAYFARQIGQKNAREVFFLAREYSAKRAHEMGAVNAVVPHAELEATALDWARTILTKSPTAIRMLKFAFNAVDDGLVGQQVFAGEATRLAYGTDEAVEGRDSFLQKREPDWSPFPYHY; from the coding sequence ATGGTCACCGAACAGCCCTTTGTCTCTGAAATCTTCGATGCTGGTTCATGGAAGATCGCTCCCGGAGCGGAGTCGATGACGGACATCTCCTATCACCACGACCTCCAGGGCCAGGTTGCACGGATCGCATTCAACCGGCCGGAGGTGCGAAACGCGTTCCGCCCGCACACGGTCGACGAGCTCTACCGTGCGCTCGACGATGCCCGCCAAAACCCGCGCATCGGTGCGGTTCTGCTCACCGGGAACGGCCCGAGCCCGAAAGACGGCGGCTGGGCGTTCTGCAGCGGCGGCGACCAACGGATCCGCGGCCGCGACGGGTACCAGTACGCCGAGGGCGACGGGGCCGGGCTGAACGCGGCATCGACGGGCCGGCTGCACATTCTCGAGGTGCAGAGGCTCATCAGGTTCATGCCGAAGGTCGTCATCGCGGTGGTGCCCGGCTGGGCAGCTGGCGGCGGGCACTCGCTGCACGTTGTCTGCGACCTCTCCATCGCCAGTGAGGAGCACGCGAAGTTCAAGCAGACCGACGCTGACGTGGGGTCGTTCGACGCGGGCTACGGCAGCGCCTACTTCGCCCGGCAGATCGGCCAGAAGAATGCTCGCGAGGTGTTCTTTCTGGCGCGGGAGTACAGTGCGAAGCGGGCCCACGAGATGGGGGCCGTAAACGCAGTTGTGCCCCACGCTGAACTCGAGGCGACTGCCCTCGACTGGGCGCGCACTATTCTCACCAAGTCGCCCACGGCCATCCGGATGCTCAAATTCGCGTTCAACGCGGTGGACGACGGTCTCGTGGGGCAGCAGGTCTTCGCCGGTGAGGCGACCCGGCTCGCCTACGGCACCGACGAGGCCGTCGAGGGGCGCGACTCGTTCCTGCAGAAGCGCGAGCCCGACTGGTCACCGTTCCCCTACCACTACTGA
- the ubiE gene encoding bifunctional demethylmenaquinone methyltransferase/2-methoxy-6-polyprenyl-1,4-benzoquinol methylase UbiE, producing the protein MSKADLSKQPAQVSAMFDDVSTHYDRTNNVLSAGNDVLWRIATTKAVSPRPGERILDLAAGTGTSSASLARHVKNGVGGAHVVAADFSPGMIEVGKRQQAGNPNIEFIVADGMNLPFGDNQFDAVTISFGLRNIVDPKVALGELYRVTKPGGRIVICEFSTPPFTPIRVGYSTYLQRVMPAVARVASSNPAAYIYLAESIKDWPNQTTLSRWLSEAGFQQVGYRNLTFGIVALHRGVKPSSPQPTQ; encoded by the coding sequence GTGTCCAAGGCCGACCTCAGTAAGCAACCCGCGCAGGTTTCTGCGATGTTCGACGATGTGTCGACCCACTACGACCGCACAAACAACGTGCTCTCGGCGGGTAACGATGTGCTCTGGCGCATCGCGACGACCAAAGCTGTCTCCCCGAGGCCGGGTGAGCGCATTCTCGACCTCGCGGCCGGCACGGGAACATCAAGCGCCTCTCTCGCCAGGCACGTGAAGAATGGGGTGGGCGGTGCCCATGTCGTTGCGGCCGATTTCTCGCCCGGAATGATCGAGGTCGGTAAGCGCCAGCAGGCGGGCAACCCGAACATCGAATTCATCGTGGCTGATGGCATGAACCTTCCGTTTGGCGACAATCAGTTCGATGCTGTGACGATATCGTTCGGGCTCCGGAACATCGTCGACCCGAAGGTCGCACTCGGTGAGCTCTACCGGGTCACCAAGCCCGGCGGCCGGATCGTGATCTGCGAATTCAGCACACCACCGTTCACGCCGATCAGGGTCGGTTATTCGACGTATCTTCAGCGGGTGATGCCGGCGGTGGCCCGGGTGGCAAGCTCGAATCCCGCCGCCTACATCTACCTCGCAGAGTCGATCAAAGATTGGCCGAACCAGACCACGCTCAGCCGGTGGCTCTCAGAAGCGGGTTTCCAACAGGTGGGCTATCGTAATCTGACCTTCGGCATCGTCGCCCTGCACCGTGGCGTGAAGCCCTCGAGCCCGCAGCCGACTCAGTAG
- a CDS encoding PLD nuclease N-terminal domain-containing protein: protein MARLLVGLVAVAVAFSVYALVDCILFARARVRGLPKLVWVFIVLLFPVIGAVLWFLVGRGRENPRLQPVYRTVGPDDDPDFLGNLRAEPVTDAQLRELEQQLAEIDDDPDAGRADTGRSER from the coding sequence ATGGCTCGTCTCTTGGTTGGTCTCGTCGCAGTGGCGGTGGCTTTCTCTGTGTACGCGCTCGTGGACTGCATTCTGTTCGCCCGAGCGCGCGTGCGAGGGTTGCCCAAGCTGGTGTGGGTTTTCATCGTGCTCCTCTTCCCCGTCATCGGAGCCGTGCTCTGGTTCCTTGTCGGCAGGGGCCGGGAGAATCCCCGCCTGCAGCCCGTCTACCGCACAGTGGGTCCAGATGACGACCCCGACTTCCTCGGCAACCTCCGCGCAGAGCCGGTCACCGATGCACAGCTTCGCGAACTCGAGCAGCAACTCGCCGAGATCGACGACGACCCTGACGCAGGGAGAGCCGACACCGGCAGATCCGAGCGGTGA
- a CDS encoding FAD-dependent oxidoreductase produces the protein MTKLRLAIVGAGPAGIYAADLLIKAERSFDVSIDLFDHLPAPYGLVRYGVAPDHPRIKGIITALREVLDRGDIRFFGNVRYGVDLTLADLNKHYNAVIFATGAIRDASLDIPGIDLDGSYGAADFVSWFDGHPDVPRTWPLTAREVAVLGNGNVALDVARILAKHPDDLLPTEIPSNVYDGLLASPVTDVHVFGRRGPAQVKFTPLELRELGEIPDVDLVVYDEDFDLDPASEAAIATNKQVMVINRVMNQWRTRPAGTASRRLHLHFYARPVEVLGDDGAVTGIRYERTRPDGAGGVEGTGEIRELPIQAVYRAVGYFGSPLPEVPFDERRGVIPNREGRVLDDHDEVVPGVYATGWIKRGPVGLIGHTKSDAMETLSHLVRDGANWWTPASPDEESIVELLDERGVVFTTIDGWHHLDQYELALGAAAGRTRIKVVPRDEMVAVSNQTPEV, from the coding sequence ATGACCAAGCTCCGCCTGGCCATCGTCGGCGCAGGGCCGGCCGGCATCTACGCCGCCGACCTGCTCATCAAGGCTGAGAGGTCGTTCGACGTCTCGATCGACCTGTTCGACCACCTGCCCGCACCATACGGGTTGGTGCGCTACGGCGTCGCCCCCGATCATCCGCGCATCAAAGGCATCATCACGGCACTGCGTGAGGTGCTCGACCGCGGCGACATCCGGTTCTTCGGAAACGTGCGTTACGGGGTCGACCTGACGCTGGCAGACCTGAACAAGCACTACAACGCGGTGATCTTCGCAACTGGCGCCATTCGCGATGCGAGTCTCGACATCCCCGGCATCGACCTCGACGGGTCGTACGGCGCAGCCGACTTCGTGAGCTGGTTCGACGGGCACCCCGACGTGCCGCGTACCTGGCCGCTGACCGCCCGCGAGGTGGCCGTACTCGGCAATGGCAATGTCGCGCTCGACGTGGCGCGCATTCTCGCCAAGCACCCCGACGACCTGCTGCCCACCGAGATCCCCTCGAACGTGTACGACGGGTTGCTCGCCTCGCCGGTGACCGACGTTCACGTCTTCGGGCGCCGCGGGCCGGCGCAGGTGAAATTCACCCCGCTCGAACTGCGTGAGCTCGGCGAGATCCCCGATGTCGACCTGGTCGTGTACGACGAGGACTTCGACCTCGACCCGGCGTCGGAGGCGGCCATCGCCACGAACAAGCAGGTCATGGTGATCAACCGAGTGATGAACCAGTGGCGCACCCGGCCGGCGGGCACCGCGTCACGTCGGCTGCACCTGCACTTCTACGCCCGGCCGGTCGAAGTCCTCGGTGACGACGGTGCCGTCACGGGCATCCGGTACGAACGCACGCGGCCCGACGGTGCCGGGGGAGTCGAAGGTACCGGAGAGATTCGCGAACTGCCGATCCAGGCGGTCTACCGGGCCGTCGGGTACTTCGGCTCACCGCTTCCAGAGGTTCCGTTCGACGAGCGTCGCGGAGTGATCCCGAACCGCGAAGGCCGGGTTCTGGATGATCATGATGAGGTTGTTCCCGGCGTCTACGCCACCGGCTGGATCAAGCGTGGCCCCGTCGGCCTCATCGGGCACACGAAGTCCGACGCCATGGAGACCCTGTCGCACCTCGTGCGCGACGGCGCCAACTGGTGGACGCCCGCATCGCCCGACGAGGAATCGATCGTAGAGCTGCTCGACGAGCGTGGAGTGGTCTTCACCACCATCGATGGCTGGCACCACCTCGACCAGTACGAACTCGCGCTCGGCGCGGCTGCCGGCCGCACCCGCATCAAGGTCGTTCCCCGCGACGAGATGGTCGCGGTCTCGAACCAGACCCCGGAGGTCTGA
- the menD gene encoding 2-succinyl-5-enolpyruvyl-6-hydroxy-3-cyclohexene-1-carboxylic-acid synthase, which translates to MTRAHISTGSPAADFSLALLQEFHRLGVKDAVLSPGSRSQGLALALAEFDRANLIDLQVRIDERTSGFTALGLAIETGQPALVVTTSGTAVANLLPAVLEASHSSVPMLVLSSDRPAELRGTGGNQTTWQPGIFGRFVRHSIDVGAPGGQAGEPSLAIAIAREAYEAAVGIHSGRPGPVHVNLQFREPLSASVPDLVPNPLAFAGEQPETSEVVIGEPSPGTVTLDDHLRASHAAAGGLQPAPLELARGPRTIVIAGHGAGRAAEQLAHEGGWPLVAEPSSGSRFGRNLVVAYRELLNDPDFGGRVERAIVFGHPTLSREVPILSLREGVETIVVTPDADAHFQAAEQFARASADAGDNVDPRAVFRRRAVTDDAIGLYNPGHRVSRFASSVTVATDPTAGGASPEGRDAPDDRDWLRLWVLASRAIVASQLDEVAPPNPDDARSPDIAVRRDYRLAELAALRAPITRRVLALALWQATWPHDRLVLGASRLIRDLDRVVPGKNIRVHSNRGLAGIDGTIATAIGIALASQRGADSVGVTRLLLGDLTLLHDVGSMLLGVGERRPRIQLVVANDGGGTIFDTLEVADTANRAAFDRVMFTPQSVDIASLAKAYGWAYSIVSTRTDLDSALTAQVTVPAIVEVRLPR; encoded by the coding sequence GTGACCAGGGCGCACATCTCCACGGGCAGCCCGGCTGCTGATTTCTCGCTCGCACTCCTGCAGGAGTTCCACCGGCTCGGGGTGAAAGACGCGGTGCTTTCGCCGGGTTCCCGCTCACAGGGGCTGGCCCTCGCGCTTGCAGAATTCGATCGGGCGAACCTCATCGACCTCCAGGTGCGCATCGACGAACGCACCTCGGGGTTCACTGCCCTGGGCCTCGCCATCGAAACCGGCCAACCTGCCCTCGTCGTCACCACCTCCGGCACGGCTGTCGCAAACCTGCTGCCAGCTGTGCTGGAGGCCAGCCACTCGAGTGTGCCGATGCTTGTTCTGAGCTCTGACCGCCCCGCTGAACTGCGCGGCACCGGCGGCAACCAGACGACCTGGCAGCCGGGCATCTTCGGGCGCTTCGTCCGGCACTCCATCGACGTCGGCGCGCCGGGCGGGCAGGCAGGCGAACCTTCTCTTGCAATCGCCATCGCCCGAGAGGCCTACGAAGCGGCGGTGGGAATCCACAGTGGCCGCCCGGGCCCGGTCCACGTCAACCTTCAGTTCCGTGAACCACTCTCGGCGTCGGTTCCCGACCTGGTCCCGAACCCGCTCGCTTTTGCTGGTGAGCAGCCGGAGACGAGTGAGGTCGTCATCGGAGAGCCTTCGCCGGGCACAGTCACACTCGACGACCATCTTCGCGCCTCGCACGCCGCGGCTGGGGGCCTTCAGCCCGCCCCCCTCGAGCTCGCCCGCGGCCCACGCACCATCGTCATCGCAGGCCACGGCGCTGGCAGGGCGGCCGAGCAGCTCGCCCACGAAGGCGGGTGGCCGCTGGTCGCTGAACCCTCCAGTGGATCCAGATTCGGGCGCAACCTCGTGGTCGCATACCGAGAGCTGCTGAACGACCCCGATTTCGGCGGCAGGGTCGAACGAGCCATTGTCTTCGGCCACCCGACTCTCTCGCGCGAGGTCCCTATTCTCTCGCTGCGGGAGGGCGTCGAGACCATCGTCGTCACACCTGACGCCGACGCCCACTTTCAAGCCGCAGAGCAGTTCGCCCGCGCCAGTGCCGATGCGGGCGACAACGTCGATCCCCGTGCTGTATTCCGCCGAAGAGCGGTGACCGACGACGCAATCGGTCTGTACAATCCTGGCCACCGGGTCTCTCGGTTTGCCTCCTCGGTGACGGTCGCAACCGATCCGACGGCAGGCGGTGCTAGCCCGGAAGGCCGTGACGCTCCGGATGATCGTGACTGGCTCCGATTGTGGGTGCTCGCGAGCCGGGCCATCGTCGCGTCCCAGCTCGACGAGGTCGCCCCGCCGAACCCCGACGACGCTCGCTCCCCCGACATCGCCGTGCGCCGCGACTACCGCCTGGCCGAACTCGCTGCGCTGCGCGCCCCGATCACGAGGCGCGTTCTCGCTCTGGCCCTTTGGCAGGCGACCTGGCCGCACGACCGGCTCGTGCTCGGTGCCTCACGCCTCATCCGGGATCTCGACCGAGTTGTGCCGGGCAAGAACATCCGCGTGCACTCGAACCGTGGGCTGGCCGGCATCGACGGCACCATTGCCACGGCGATCGGCATCGCGCTCGCGAGCCAGCGCGGCGCCGATTCTGTCGGCGTCACCAGGCTGCTTCTCGGCGACCTCACGCTCCTCCACGATGTGGGGAGCATGCTGCTCGGTGTGGGGGAGCGACGGCCGCGCATCCAGCTCGTCGTCGCGAATGACGGGGGCGGCACGATCTTCGACACGCTCGAAGTCGCCGATACCGCGAACCGTGCGGCATTCGACCGGGTGATGTTCACCCCGCAGTCCGTCGATATCGCCTCCCTTGCGAAGGCGTACGGCTGGGCCTACTCGATCGTGTCGACCCGTACTGACCTCGACAGCGCGCTCACGGCCCAAGTGACCGTCCCCGCGATCGTCGAGGTCCGTCTGCCTCGCTGA
- a CDS encoding 1,4-dihydroxy-2-naphthoate polyprenyltransferase, with amino-acid sequence MAQTKRKRSGHPAGKKQHSAPNKLTTPTAAMWIAGARIRTLPLAIAPVALGVGASTIITGGFGTINWALAALSLGVALFLQIGVNYSNDYSDGVRGTDEFRVGPPRLTGSGVANPKRVLAVAVIFFTLGALAGLAIVVLTGHYWLLIPGVIAIAAAYFYTGGKRPYGYYGFGEVFVFIFFGVVATVGTTYILSGTYNVESLVASVGAGAIACAVLMANNIRDIDQDKVAKKRTLAVLVGNRVARVVYVLFMLVAYVVAALVSWIYPLALLVFFTLLIAIPAALIVLTGKTAKEFILALKLTSLVGLVYGLALASVFAFSY; translated from the coding sequence GTGGCACAAACCAAACGCAAGAGGTCGGGTCACCCGGCTGGCAAGAAGCAGCACTCGGCTCCGAACAAGCTCACCACGCCGACGGCGGCGATGTGGATCGCCGGGGCGCGAATTCGAACGCTGCCGCTCGCAATCGCGCCCGTTGCGCTCGGTGTGGGCGCCTCGACGATCATCACCGGTGGATTCGGCACGATCAACTGGGCGCTGGCTGCGCTGAGCCTCGGTGTTGCGCTGTTCCTGCAGATCGGGGTGAACTACTCGAACGACTACTCCGACGGCGTGCGTGGCACTGACGAGTTCAGGGTCGGGCCGCCGCGCCTGACCGGCTCCGGGGTGGCGAACCCGAAGCGGGTGCTCGCCGTCGCCGTCATTTTCTTCACCCTGGGCGCTCTCGCGGGCCTTGCGATCGTCGTGCTGACCGGACACTACTGGCTGTTGATCCCTGGCGTCATCGCCATTGCGGCCGCGTACTTCTACACCGGGGGCAAGCGGCCGTATGGCTACTACGGCTTCGGCGAAGTCTTCGTGTTCATCTTCTTCGGCGTTGTGGCCACGGTCGGCACGACCTACATCCTCTCCGGCACGTACAACGTCGAGTCTCTGGTCGCCAGCGTGGGTGCCGGGGCCATCGCGTGTGCGGTGTTGATGGCGAACAACATCCGCGACATCGACCAGGACAAGGTGGCGAAGAAGCGCACGCTCGCCGTGCTGGTCGGCAACCGTGTCGCCCGCGTTGTGTACGTGCTCTTCATGCTTGTGGCCTACGTGGTCGCGGCACTCGTCTCGTGGATCTATCCGCTGGCTCTGCTGGTGTTCTTCACGCTGTTGATCGCGATTCCGGCGGCACTCATTGTGCTCACCGGCAAGACCGCAAAGGAGTTCATCCTGGCGCTGAAGCTCACCAGCCTCGTGGGGCTGGTCTACGGGCTGGCACTTGCGAGCGTGTTCGCGTTCAGTTACTGA
- a CDS encoding polyprenyl synthetase family protein has translation MKPTNRSADIFWGANPSKGARRSQPSTASLSLAERLFSTADDRKAYRAVEEGIERLEKNLVTETAFHDGMAEVSARYLLDAGGKRVRPLLAFLTAQLGDGVTDDVITAATSIELIHLASLYHDDVMDEAEQRRGVPTAHTVWSNSIAILTGDLLFARASKLLSILGERAIRLQADTFERLCLGQLHETVGPRPGEDPIVHYLQVLADKTGSLIAASAQLGVLVSNAPEAYQQAVFDFGEKIGIAFQLVDDVIDLAPQSDETGKTAGTDIRAGVVTLPLLYLQRDAPTDPTAAGLLRRLDPELIAVTPDADVDALIAELRAHPVTAETIVESRRWADDAVAALAPLPDGTIKKTLVKFAATMVERSS, from the coding sequence GTGAAGCCGACGAACCGCTCCGCGGACATTTTCTGGGGCGCCAACCCCTCCAAGGGGGCTAGGCGCAGCCAGCCCTCGACGGCCTCGCTCTCGCTGGCTGAACGACTCTTCTCCACCGCCGACGACCGCAAGGCCTACCGCGCGGTCGAGGAGGGCATCGAACGCCTCGAGAAGAACCTCGTCACCGAAACGGCCTTCCACGACGGCATGGCCGAGGTGTCGGCCCGGTACCTGCTCGACGCCGGCGGCAAGCGTGTTCGCCCCCTCCTGGCGTTTCTGACCGCGCAGCTCGGCGACGGTGTCACCGACGACGTGATCACCGCGGCAACGTCGATCGAACTCATTCACCTCGCCTCGCTCTACCACGACGACGTGATGGACGAAGCGGAGCAGCGTCGAGGCGTGCCCACCGCACACACGGTGTGGAGTAACTCCATCGCTATCCTCACCGGAGACCTGTTGTTCGCCCGCGCGAGCAAGCTGCTCTCGATTCTCGGTGAAAGGGCGATCCGCCTGCAGGCCGACACCTTCGAACGGCTCTGCCTCGGACAACTGCACGAGACGGTCGGGCCGCGCCCCGGCGAAGACCCGATTGTGCACTACCTCCAGGTGCTCGCCGACAAGACCGGGTCGCTGATTGCGGCATCCGCGCAGCTCGGAGTGCTCGTGTCGAACGCGCCAGAGGCATACCAGCAGGCCGTCTTCGACTTCGGTGAGAAGATCGGCATCGCGTTCCAACTCGTCGATGATGTCATCGACCTGGCTCCCCAGAGCGACGAGACGGGTAAGACGGCCGGCACTGACATCCGTGCCGGCGTCGTCACACTGCCCCTGCTGTACCTGCAGCGAGACGCGCCGACCGACCCGACGGCGGCCGGGCTCCTCCGTCGGCTCGACCCTGAACTCATCGCCGTCACACCCGACGCCGACGTCGACGCCCTGATCGCTGAACTCCGCGCCCACCCGGTCACGGCTGAGACCATCGTCGAATCCCGCCGGTGGGCCGATGACGCCGTCGCGGCCCTCGCACCCCTCCCCGACGGCACGATCAAGAAGACGCTCGTCAAGTTCGCCGCCACCATGGTCGAACGTTCGAGCTGA